The DNA segment GGGGCACCAGCATGAAGCACGACATGGTCGCGCCCGATGCCGCCacgctgcgccgccgccgctccaccACGGCCGACACGAGCATGGTGGCGATGGACAGCGCGATGCCCGTGCCGATGCGATGGAGCAGGGTGATGCCACCCTCGCGCTTGGTGAGCCGCTCCACCGCCGGCACCAGGACGCGGTCGTACACGGGGATCCACACGGTGAGCGCTAGCATCTGGAACACGACGAAGGAGCCCGCGGGCACCTGGAACCCCGACCGGCCGATGCGGCGGTCGGTCTGCATGGCCTGGAGCACGACGTAGTTGCCCAGGTTGGTGAGCACGATGTAGTAGATGATCCCCGACGACCAGACCGGTATGAGGCGCGCCAAGCACTTGACCTCCTCCACCTGCTGCAGCGTGCAGAGGCGCCACGGGTTCACCGGCGTGGAACCGTCCGGCGTGAGCTCGTCCTCCGAGACGAGCACGGCAGCCTTATCGAGGCAGCGGAACTGGTCCGTGTAGGCGATCTTGGAGACTAGGCTACTCTTGTGCGGCGGGTCGAACAGCTCCTCGGGGGACGCGGGAGCGGGGAGGCGGCGCTTGCGGAGCGCGGCGACGATGACGCAGGCGAACCTGGTGAAGGGGCTGCCCTCGGGGCAGACGCGGACGTAGAGGCGCGTGCCCATGAAGAAGAGCGCGCAGGAGAGGCCCATGAGAGTGGCTGGAACGGCGAGTCCGAGCGGCCAGCTGACGTTGCTCTGAAGGTAGATGATGAGCGTGGCGGAGAGCATCATGGCGATGGTGAAGGTGAAGTAGTACCAGTTGAAGAAGCTTGCGATTCCTCGGCGGCCCGCGGGGGTGCGCGGGTCGAACTGGTCGGCGCCGAAGGCGAGGTTGCAGGGGCGGatgccgccggcgccgacggCGAGGAGCGCGAAGGATACGAGGAGGGCGGCGAGCTGGGCGGTGGAGGGTCCCGTGTTGTGCGGGTGGAGGGAGGGGACGGCGGCGGTGAGGGTGAGGAGGAGCATACCGAGGAAGGAGGCGATGGAGGCGAAGGCGATGGTGGCGTAGCGGCCGAGGTAGGTGTCGCTGAGGAAGGCGCCGAGGAGAGGGGCGAGGTTGACGGTGCCGCCCCAGAGGTTGAGGAGGGTGGCGGCGTTGGCGCTCTTCATGCCGTACACCGTCGTGAGGTACACCAGCAGGTTCGCCGTGGTGCCGATCGTCCCGAGCTTCTCGAAAGTCTCGTTCCCTGTGCAGCGTTGCAGCCGTGCATGCAGACGCAGTCAATAATTCAGTCAACGAGCGAGTGACGAGTCATGCTGCCACGTAGGCACGCTTGGCTTGGATTGGATCCACACACTGACACACATGGACTCAACTGCTTATTTTTTTGCTTAAAAATAATTGATTTCTTCTTTCTGGTCACCGACACCACAGTTGATAGCTACAGGTGATAGAAATACtctactagttgtttaatactAGTTAGCTCTTCTTTTATTCTGCTACAATTGTGGAAGACCCTGGTCCGGTTTGGATGTTTTAGCATTTTAAAACTACAGTATAGTATTtggtatttattttaaaaactctaaaaaaacTCTGTATCCAAACAGGATCTGGGCGGCTGGGCCTGATTGTGTTGATTATTGGATGGTATTTGTCGACATGCATCTACCCTTGTTACTGTCAATTGATTTTTAATGCGCAAATTAAAATTAAGACTACTGCTAAAAAATTCTCCGTGATCAAAATTAAGAAAGGATTTTGCACGGAGGCCGAGATTTAGCTACTCCCTTTCTTGAGGTAATGCATGTGCTGCAAAGAAAATCAAATCTTGAGGTAATGCATGCCTGACAAGTACTAGTATACTTACATATATACGCAGTGACAAATTAAACcggcgagagagagaaagagatgatGATGATAGTGAACTGACCTATGACGTATGGCATGGCCTTCCATCCGCGGTATTTCTCCTCGGGCTCGCCGCCGGTGTCATCGGAcagctgctgcttcttgctGCTTGAAGTATCGAgctccatggcggcggcggcggaggcctcGTGCTTCTTCTTGTTGGCTCCCTCAGATCTGACGCAGCTAGCGGACAGATCGATGAGGGACCAACTAGTAGCTAAGTGCAGTACCAATGGTAGGAACTGATCGAGGAGAGAACAAGGCGCCGGGCCGGCCGTATAAATAACAGTCGAGTCGACATGGGCTCCATCGGCGGTggaatttttacttttttatttttttaaagaatattCTATCAATAGAccttataaaaataatttttgaaactAGATATTTTTGCACGGCGTTAATCGTTAGGACGTGATGCTACTCAACCGCAATACTAAATATCATGACGTCGTAAAAATAGTCTATTTTTCAATATTATTTTCCTCTCAATCTGCGCATACGTACACGTACAGTATGAGGACACGAGCGGATAGCAACTGCATGCTTAGCTGTGTATAGTACGTGGACTTAACTTTTGTGTAGCTGCTGCACCGTATCTCCCATCACACGTACATATACGCGTTCATACACCGTACCGATACATTTCACACTTGCTAGCTGCATGTACATATGATGGATGCAGCTATCTACTTACTTTCTTTCtcaaatagatattattttagaaattttattttatttttaaataaatatcattttagatttttaagatGGTGCTTtactaaagtttctatattaaaGGTTATTGAAAAGTGAAGTTTTAATTCAATAAGTACGGTGAATTAGTGGCTTATGTGACATTAATTGAATGTTAGAGAAATCAAGAGAGGTAAATATATCATACATGAAATAGTTTTTTACAACCTTGTTCTGTATGCTAAAGACTAAAACAATCTACAAGAGAATAGATGTAGTATCAGTTTACGAGGACCGGACTGGTtactatatatacacatataaatACTTGCATACATACTAAACAATATATTCAGTATGCATGGTAGCACCAAATATATATAGGCATGTTTAGATACCTTTAGTGGACACAAATAATCGAGGAGACCACATTATTAATTGAGGAGGAGGATATGTACTATAGATTGCATACAGTAATACTGGTTTGAGTGAGCTATAGTATAGCTAGATGTGTGACCagaatagaaaatataattttgtATGTCTTTGTGTATGTATAGTATATCTCGaccgtttattttttttatttgatatttatCCATCCGTTAATTTTATCATCTAAtctattattattttatcaATTCATACACAAAcgaatctcaatataaatatataatgcTAGATGTCCACATGCTTTTTAGAACTTTCGTGTTCGGAACGCGAGAAACCAAAGATAATGGAGTTAGGGCAAGGCCGGGATCTGTCTGTACTCTATATATCTAACTTATTCCCATCGATGATTGCGGCCACTTTTTAGTCCCTACATATCTTCCACTGTCGACTGTCCATAAGTTAGGCACTTATATGCGTGCATGTCCTCCAAATTAATTATTATTGGATCGGAGTACcaaatcaaattaattaaaaggACGCGCTACTTTCAGGTAGATAGAAAACAGTTAAAAGAGGTAAGCGGGTGCAACTAAGCGTACCTTCTTTCTTATTAGCTAGCTATAGCTAtaggaaacaattaaaggacgCTGTGTTGTGTAATTGTTGTGGTGACAAAAAGAatagcatacatacatacatacatgtatagtGCTCGCTTGTGCATGCTTCAACTGAAAATAAGAAATTAATATATATCTGTGGACGAACAGGTACTCCAACTGGACTGACAGACGTACCTCCAGTATGCAGTGCAGTGTGGAAATATCTAATTAAGTACTACAACAGTCAAACCAAGCAATGGTGTTCTTGTTCGGCAAAAACATATTACAGGTTGATCAGGTTCCGGCTTTCAGACTACTTCACGCTTGACCTCCTCATTTGGTACTACATCCACACCATGCAAGGGTCATATCCATCTCTACACGCATGCATACTAATCCCAATGCTGAGCTGAAAACTcgagtatatatatatctatctttttcttaacaAGACAAAAACC comes from the Phragmites australis chromosome 22, lpPhrAust1.1, whole genome shotgun sequence genome and includes:
- the LOC133904725 gene encoding protein NRT1/ PTR FAMILY 2.11-like isoform X1, whose amino-acid sequence is MELDTSSSKKQQLSDDTGGEPEEKYRGWKAMPYVIGNETFEKLGTIGTTANLLVYLTTVYGMKSANAATLLNLWGGTVNLAPLLGAFLSDTYLGRYATIAFASIASFLGMLLLTLTAAVPSLHPHNTGPSTAQLAALLVSFALLAVGAGGIRPCNLAFGADQFDPRTPAGRRGIASFFNWYYFTFTIAMMLSATLIIYLQSNVSWPLGLAVPATLMGLSCALFFMGTRLYVRVCPEGSPFTRFACVIVAALRKRRLPAPASPEELFDPPHKSSLVSKIAYTDQFRCLDKAAVLVSEDELTPDGSTPVNPWRLCTLQQVEEVKCLARLIPVWSSGIIYYIVLTNLGNYVVLQAMQTDRRIGRSGFQVPAGSFVVFQMLALTVWIPVYDRVLVPAVERLTKREGGITLLHRIGTGIALSIATMLVSAVVERRRRSVAASGATMSCFMLVPQQLLAGLSEAFAVIGQVEFYYKQFPENMRSVAGALLFLGFALASYASGLMITVVHQTTGGSGGRPDWLAQDLNQGRVDLYYLLIAAMAAVNLVYFVACARWYRFKKSAAAVAVVELEGNDNLKANATAPPV
- the LOC133904725 gene encoding protein NRT1/ PTR FAMILY 2.11-like isoform X2, producing MKSANAATLLNLWGGTVNLAPLLGAFLSDTYLGRYATIAFASIASFLGMLLLTLTAAVPSLHPHNTGPSTAQLAALLVSFALLAVGAGGIRPCNLAFGADQFDPRTPAGRRGIASFFNWYYFTFTIAMMLSATLIIYLQSNVSWPLGLAVPATLMGLSCALFFMGTRLYVRVCPEGSPFTRFACVIVAALRKRRLPAPASPEELFDPPHKSSLVSKIAYTDQFRCLDKAAVLVSEDELTPDGSTPVNPWRLCTLQQVEEVKCLARLIPVWSSGIIYYIVLTNLGNYVVLQAMQTDRRIGRSGFQVPAGSFVVFQMLALTVWIPVYDRVLVPAVERLTKREGGITLLHRIGTGIALSIATMLVSAVVERRRRSVAASGATMSCFMLVPQQLLAGLSEAFAVIGQVEFYYKQFPENMRSVAGALLFLGFALASYASGLMITVVHQTTGGSGGRPDWLAQDLNQGRVDLYYLLIAAMAAVNLVYFVACARWYRFKKSAAAVAVVELEGNDNLKANATAPPV